The sequence below is a genomic window from Desulfallas thermosapovorans DSM 6562.
AAGCCGTATCCTTCGGCTATCCGCGGGGTGCGGCTTTTATCTTTTATACGCTTTTGCCCTTTGGCGGGCAAGGGTAAAATAGTGTAAAAAGTTGCTAGTAATTACTGTGCAGTGATATAATTAAGTGTCGAAAAACAGACATTAAAAGGGAGTGGAACCGGCATTGAACAAAGTCAGAGTTAGATTTGCACCCAGCCCGACGGGGCCTTTACATATAGGAGGGGCGCGTTCTGCCCTGTTCAACTGGCTTTTTGCCCGCCGCTACGGCGGTAAATTTATTGTGCGCATAGAGGATACCGATTTGGAGCGCTCGTCCAGGGAGTCGGAAGAAAACATATTGAATTCATTGCGCTGGCTGGGCCTGGATTGGGATGAAGGCATTGGTGTCGGGGGCGATAATGGCCCGTATCGCCAGACCGAACGACTGGCCATATATTCGGGCTACGCTGCTCAATTGCTGGAAAGCGGGCTGGCCTACCGCTGTTATTGCAGTGAAGAGGAGTTGGCCGCCCAGCGGGAGGCTCAGCTGGCCGCGGGGGAAATGGTTCGCTATACCGGTAAATGTTATGGTCTCGGGGATGAGGACTGTGCCCGCCTGGAAGCCGAAGGGCGCAAACCGGTATTGCGTTTCAGGGTGCCCCGGGATAAAACAATTACCATTCAGGACGTGGTGCGGGGTACCGTTAATTTTGACTGTGCCGGTATCGGTGATTTCATTATTGTCAAATCGGACGGTATACCTACGTACAATTTTGCGGTAGTGGTGGATGATCACCTGATGGGTATCAACCATGTCATCCGGGCTGAGGAGCACCTTTCCAATACGCCCCTGCAGGTCTTGTTGTATGAAGCCCTGGGCTGGGAGGTGCCAGAGTTTGCCCACGTTTCATTGATACTGGGCAAAGACCGGTCCAAGATGAGTAAGCGTCACGGGGCCACATCCATTGAGCAGTACCGGGAATTGGGTTATTTGCCCGAGGCTCTGGTGAATTTCCTGGCACTGTTGGGCTGGTCCCCGGGCACCGAGGAAGAGGTTTTCACCCTGGAACAAATCAAGGAACAGTTTTCGCTGGAACGGGTGTCCAAAAGCCCGGCGGTGTTTGATTTGGATAAATTAAACTGGTTGAACGGCAATTATATCCGGCATTGCTCAGTGGAGCGGCTTACCGAACTGGCGCTGCCCTTTTTGCAAAAAGAGGGATATTTGCCGGAGAACGTGGACGAACCGGTAAAAGAAAAGGTGCGGCTAATTGTTGTGGCGGTGCGGGAACGTTTGGAATACATGGCACAAATTAATGACTTTGCGGATGTTTTTTTCAATGATCCCGGCTACGGGGATGCCGAGGCCAGGGATATCTTAACTCAGGATCACGTACCCGTGGTGCTTGAAGCCCTTAAGGCAAAGCTGGCGGCCTGGCAAGGTGATTTGGATGAGGCTGCGGCCCGGACAATGCTGAAAAAGCTGCCCAAGGAATTGGGTCTCGGCGGCAAGAAAGTCTACCAGCCGCTGCGGGTAGCTTTAACCGGCAAAATCAGCGGCCCGGATCTTCACTACTTGCTTCCCGTGCTTGGCGCGCCGGGGGTTGCGGCTCGTTTGGAAAAAGCAATGGCCGTAAGCCGGTCGTTATAAAACATTTTATTATAGTCTGAAAGGCAGGGATTGGTTTGCTGTTCGGTCGGCTCCGCAAGGACATACAGGTGGTTTTTGACAGGGACCCGGCCGCCAAATCGGTGCTTGAGGTGCTGCTTTGCTATCCCGGGCTGCATGCCATCATGCTGCACCGGGTGGCTCATTTCTTTTACCGGCACCGTCTTTTCCTCATCGCCCGGCTGGTTTCGCAGTTTAGCCGGGCGTTGACCCAGATTGAAATCCACCCCGGAGCAAAGATAGGAGAAGGGTTATTTATTGACCACGGTGCCGGGGTGGTCATCGGGGAAACCGCTGAAGTGGGTAACAATGTTACCATTTACCAGGGAGTGACCCTGGGGGGTACCGGTAAAGAAAAGGGTAAGCGTCATCCCACCATCGGGGATAATGTAGTTATCAGTACCGGAGCCAAAATCCTTGGTTCATTTACTGTGGGGGAGAACAGTAAAATCGGTGCCGGTTCAGTGGTTTTAAAACCCGTGCCGCCCAACAGCACGGTAGTTGGGGTGCCCGGCAAAGTGGTGGTGCGGGACGGTGAAAAGGTTGCCAGCGTATCCGGAATCGATTTGCGCCATGATCTACTGCCTGATCCCGTGACAGAGGCGATGTTCGCCATGCAAAGCAATGT
It includes:
- the gltX gene encoding glutamate--tRNA ligase; translated protein: MNKVRVRFAPSPTGPLHIGGARSALFNWLFARRYGGKFIVRIEDTDLERSSRESEENILNSLRWLGLDWDEGIGVGGDNGPYRQTERLAIYSGYAAQLLESGLAYRCYCSEEELAAQREAQLAAGEMVRYTGKCYGLGDEDCARLEAEGRKPVLRFRVPRDKTITIQDVVRGTVNFDCAGIGDFIIVKSDGIPTYNFAVVVDDHLMGINHVIRAEEHLSNTPLQVLLYEALGWEVPEFAHVSLILGKDRSKMSKRHGATSIEQYRELGYLPEALVNFLALLGWSPGTEEEVFTLEQIKEQFSLERVSKSPAVFDLDKLNWLNGNYIRHCSVERLTELALPFLQKEGYLPENVDEPVKEKVRLIVVAVRERLEYMAQINDFADVFFNDPGYGDAEARDILTQDHVPVVLEALKAKLAAWQGDLDEAAARTMLKKLPKELGLGGKKVYQPLRVALTGKISGPDLHYLLPVLGAPGVAARLEKAMAVSRSL
- the cysE gene encoding serine O-acetyltransferase → MFGRLRKDIQVVFDRDPAAKSVLEVLLCYPGLHAIMLHRVAHFFYRHRLFLIARLVSQFSRALTQIEIHPGAKIGEGLFIDHGAGVVIGETAEVGNNVTIYQGVTLGGTGKEKGKRHPTIGDNVVISTGAKILGSFTVGENSKIGAGSVVLKPVPPNSTVVGVPGKVVVRDGEKVASVSGIDLRHDLLPDPVTEAMFAMQSNVEKLEKRVEELEAALAAVNRKEH